One stretch of Nitrospiria bacterium DNA includes these proteins:
- the ettA gene encoding energy-dependent translational throttle protein EttA: MGADDKQIIFSLVGVGRVFPPKRQVLRDIYLSFYYGAKIGVLGLNGSGKSTLLRIIAGLDKDFLGEVSFSKGYTVGLFEQEPQLEKGKTVKEIVQEGRAEVMALLKAYEAVSNKLGENISPDEMEKLLEHQAKLQEKIEEANGWELENELEVAMDALRCPPPETKVEVLSGGEKRRVALCRLLIQEPDILLLDEPTNHLDAESVQWLEQHLQHYEGTVIAVTHDRYFLDKVAGWILELDRGYGIPFKGNYSSWLEQKQERMRKEEKAESQRQKTLERELEWIRMSPKGRQAKGKARLNQYEQLMSEKQEKTAGDLEIYIPPGPRLGDIVLEAREISKSYDDRILYENLSFSLPRGGIVGVIGPNGAGKTTLFRMITGDIKPDSGEIKVGDTVKIGYVDQNRSLDSKKTVWEIISGESDTVKLGNIEVNSRGYVGRFNFSGPDQQKKVKDLSGGERNRVHLAKVLKEGANLLILDEPTNDLDVNTLRALEEGLEHFGGCCFLSSHDRWFLDRVATHILAFEGDSKVIWFEGNYSEYDADRKKRLGKEADQPHRIRYRKLTRG; this comes from the coding sequence ATGGGGGCGGATGATAAACAGATTATTTTCTCACTGGTGGGGGTGGGGAGGGTGTTTCCTCCAAAACGCCAGGTGCTCCGGGATATCTATTTGTCCTTTTACTATGGGGCAAAAATCGGTGTGTTAGGGCTAAATGGGTCCGGAAAGAGTACCCTCCTTCGAATTATAGCGGGCCTGGACAAAGATTTTCTTGGCGAGGTTTCTTTTTCAAAAGGGTATACCGTTGGTTTATTTGAGCAAGAGCCCCAGTTAGAAAAGGGAAAAACCGTTAAGGAGATTGTGCAGGAGGGACGAGCCGAGGTCATGGCTCTTCTCAAAGCCTATGAAGCCGTGAGCAATAAATTAGGGGAGAACATTTCTCCCGATGAAATGGAAAAACTGTTGGAGCATCAAGCCAAACTTCAAGAGAAAATCGAGGAAGCCAATGGCTGGGAGTTGGAAAACGAGCTTGAAGTGGCCATGGACGCTCTGAGGTGCCCGCCTCCCGAAACCAAAGTGGAGGTTTTATCCGGGGGAGAGAAACGCCGGGTGGCCCTCTGCCGCCTTTTGATACAGGAACCTGACATTCTTCTCTTGGATGAACCGACCAACCATCTGGATGCGGAATCGGTTCAATGGTTGGAACAGCATCTTCAGCATTATGAAGGGACTGTTATTGCCGTGACCCATGACCGCTATTTTTTGGATAAAGTAGCGGGGTGGATTTTGGAGTTAGACCGGGGATATGGGATTCCGTTTAAAGGTAACTATTCCTCTTGGCTGGAGCAAAAACAGGAACGGATGAGAAAAGAGGAAAAAGCGGAGTCTCAGCGGCAAAAAACACTTGAGCGGGAATTGGAATGGATACGAATGTCTCCCAAAGGGCGCCAAGCAAAAGGGAAAGCACGCTTGAACCAATACGAGCAACTCATGAGTGAGAAGCAGGAAAAAACCGCTGGGGATTTAGAGATTTATATTCCCCCAGGACCCCGGCTGGGAGATATTGTTTTGGAGGCCAGAGAAATCAGTAAATCTTATGATGATCGCATCCTATATGAGAACCTCTCTTTTTCTCTTCCACGGGGTGGAATCGTTGGAGTGATTGGGCCCAATGGTGCCGGAAAGACCACACTGTTCCGAATGATTACTGGTGACATCAAACCGGATTCCGGAGAAATAAAAGTGGGCGATACGGTTAAAATCGGGTATGTGGATCAGAACCGGTCTCTGGACTCCAAGAAAACAGTTTGGGAAATTATTTCGGGCGAGTCAGATACGGTTAAACTAGGCAATATTGAGGTCAATTCCCGGGGTTATGTGGGACGGTTTAATTTCTCGGGGCCTGATCAGCAAAAGAAGGTGAAGGATCTTTCAGGGGGTGAGCGAAACCGTGTTCATTTAGCCAAGGTTCTAAAAGAGGGGGCAAACCTTTTGATTTTAGATGAGCCCACCAACGATTTAGATGTGAATACCCTTCGGGCTTTGGAAGAGGGGCTGGAGCATTTTGGGGGATGCTGTTTTCTGAGCAGCCATGACCGTTGGTTTTTGGATCGGGTGGCCACCCATATCCTTGCCTTCGAGGGGGACAGTAAGGTGATCTGGTTTGAGGGAAATTACAGCGAATATGACGCGGATCGTAAGAAGCGTTTGGGGAAAGAGGCCGATCAGCCCCATCGTATCCGCTACCGAAAATTGACGAGAGGCTAA
- a CDS encoding iron-sulfur cluster biosynthesis family protein, whose protein sequence is MIKVTPQAVEKLNHLLREHPEENCVRVRITDLGEDRRVFHITLEEAFQPGDQVQESYDLTIGIPEEDAQLMEGATLDYDETEGFKVQHPNSEENGDHDPFQLN, encoded by the coding sequence ATGATTAAGGTGACACCGCAAGCGGTTGAAAAGCTGAATCACCTGCTAAGGGAGCACCCAGAGGAGAACTGTGTTCGTGTCCGGATTACGGATCTTGGGGAGGACCGACGGGTTTTTCATATTACGTTGGAGGAAGCATTTCAGCCGGGGGATCAGGTCCAGGAATCCTATGATTTGACCATCGGAATTCCGGAGGAGGATGCCCAATTAATGGAAGGTGCCACATTAGATTACGATGAGACCGAGGGATTTAAGGTTCAGCATCCCAACTCTGAAGAGAATGGTGATCATGATCCCTTTCAACTCAATTAA